The Calypte anna isolate BGI_N300 chromosome 23, bCalAnn1_v1.p, whole genome shotgun sequence genome contains the following window.
aaagaaattctttctcatctccaacctaaacctcccctggcacaacttgagaccctgccctcttgtcttgctgagagttgcctgggaaaagagaccatTTCAGTTGCAACTCCTACCCATAAAAACCTCCCCCAAACCCTTCCTGCCAGGGACTGCAAACACAAAACTCGCACTGGGGAGCAGGGATCGTTCTTAGCACTAAACTTTTCTCCAGctccatggaaaataaaaaccagtcaGCTGGGTTATTTCTGCGAAGCTACCAACAAACCTAAGGCACCGAAACTGTTTGATTTCCTCCTCCAAATGtcctctgctctctctgcaaTGCTGAAGGAAATCAGAGCCTGCCTCAGAGCTCACAAAAGAGCAGAAGTCTTTTCGaaaggctggaaaagcagaacaacaACTCAAGTTTTCTGCCGTCcggaagcagcagctgagccccaGACATCCCCGGGGAAACACCTGGGGAACACATTTCATCCCCGtttcttcacttttttatttgttaacaAACTGAAGAGCTACAAACGCTCCCAGCCGTGCTACCCAACCTTCCTCCCGAGAGCAGACCCATCCGAGTCCCTTCGGGGTTTTTAAGCCGCCGCTTCCCTTCCACCCAACTTTaggagggaaagcagaaattcaCCTAAACCGCAACACGGAGAGTGAAGAGCTCGGCAGCGGGAcagggggggtggtggggaccGGGGGGAGCCGAGGGTTTCCCCTCACCTTCTGGATGGAAGATTTCCCGCTGCGCCTCAGCCCCATCAGCAGGATCCGCGGTTTGGAATCCGCCCCTCCCGCGCCGCCTCCGGGCCCTCCCGTTCCTCCGCCGGGTCCGCCGGGTCCCGGGCCTCCTTCCAGCTCcgcctcttcctcctcttcctccccgtAGCCGAAATCTTTAGGGAACGAATCCGCGGCCCCGAAGCTGCCCCCGACCAGCGCGGGTTCCTCAGCCGCTCCCGCCGCTCCGAACTGCAGCGCCATGGCCGCCCGCAGCCTCCCGGCCCAGGCCTCCCTCTGCTCGGCCAACCCAACCCGACAccccccggccccgccgggGATTGGCTGGCGCAGGAGCTCCGCGGTGGCGATTGGCTGAGGAGAGCAGCGGGGTAGGGTGGCTCCGGTCAGACGACCCCGAGTCACCTGACGGCGCTGCCGCACGTGAGTCGGGGGGGCGTGACCGATAATGAGGGGGCGTGGTAATGCCCTAGGAGGCGTGGCCGATGCGGAGGGGGCGTGGTCATGCCCTAGCAGGCGCATCCGATGTGGGGTCGTGGCCGCTGCGGAGGGGGCGTGGCCGTTGTTGAGGGGGCGTGGTCACTGCGGAGGGGGCGTGGCCAAGGGGCCCTTTCCCAGCGCTCTTTATGAATGAAGGAAAAGTTCTTCCCTTTCCCTAAAAACTCCTCATTTGTTCCCTGCTGCATTCCCTCGCAGCTGCGTTTTTAACTCCACCTTTCCCTGGAGTTCCTGCGCTGCGGTTGTTTCGTTGCCATCCTCCCTGAAGGCTCAGCCAAGCAAAGGAAATCAACTTCCCAGAAAACCCAATTAATTCTTCACACTCCTCCTCCAGACCCAGAGAGGAccttgtagcaggaggagccattcttgctccagaggctcgacgagctgctggtctctccatgcctcgcaccagagtgagctgagctctgtgggtgtgtgtcccacctttattggccccctggtcttgctcatgcccaataggggcctgtcctaatcaggcacaggtggactcacacccactctctggcaattcgaggcacctggtttatcttatttctctacagacCTCGACTAAAAGACTTTCcttgcctgctgctgcttccatccCAGTTAATATCCTCTTACAGCCACACTCCTTGAAGTTCAGCTGTTTAATGCACTTCCTACACCATTATCCTCTCCCCGTTTCCAAATATTCCAACCTAAAGCTCCCTGCATGTTTTCCCTTACAAATGAACCTTCTCTGTTGTAAAGGGGCAGGtcattttttcttatattttttcttccctgtttctgtttgtttggcCAGGTGGGGtttactgtttgttttccagattttaCACAGCATTTCCCCCTCGTTTAGCTTTCTTCCAGGCTGTTGAGATGAATGGTAGAACACATCCAGACACACTTCTCAGGAAGCCCTTTATTAAGTCAAGACATTAAAGGAGAAACTGTTATTCACCATGCTTCTCATCCTGAGGTGGTTCATATTGAGCCAGCTGCAGATTAAAAGAGAGGAATTTAGTTAGCTGAAACATTTTAGAGCCACTTTCTACATTAAGAAGTGTAGGGAAACATTTGCCCTCAGTGTTCCACTGACTTTGTGCATCACTTAATCACATATTTATTCAAGTCCATTTTCAAGTCAGGCAACAAAGTAACCCCTCAAAACACTTGGTCAGGTTGTATAAATCAGGCAGCTTTTAAACTGCACTTTAGAGCACATAGGTCTTGCCCTTAATGAGACCTAGAACAAAAAATGGTTCAAAATCTCAAAGAACAGCTGATAAAGATCAGGTCAAGCATTAGGACTGAGCCTCTGAAATCCAGCACCCTTGTTTCCTCAACTAAGatccctcccctctcctgcaaATTGCAgattaggttaaaaaaaaaggacataaaatGGAAATTCCCAGGTGTTTCTTGGAGCAACACTAAACTGCAGCAACCTCTGTGCCCCTAAAAGAACTgctaaaaagcagcatttcatcAGGCTTGGAAATTTGAGGAGAAAAGATGGAAAGGACACAATCCAAAGTCAGTTTGCTTTTCCACAATGGGAATTGGCAGAGTTTACTTCCCTCACCCCAACAGCACTTGACATTCTGAGCAATAAATGTCATGAAAAGAGCAGATCTGCACAGATGAATACAACAGAAAACACACCACCTATTTAGACAGAAGTGACCAATAAAGGAGCAAAGGGAGGTGTTTTATGCTAGAGGACtgcaaaaaacaacaaaaaacccaacaaaaaaatcaaaactaaaccaaaaaagcaaaaccacctgTGAGTGTTCTTCCTGTATTCTGCCAATGCAGAAGAATATGTCAGAATATTCTTTTGTTATGTCAGAGTAAAGGTAAGAGTATGGCAGGGAATAGAAAGGGAGAAACCAAAGAGATTAATACTGGAAAACAGTAAGAAGGTTTAATACTACAAATAAACCCATGATTATGGGAAGTCTTCCTCTCCTGGAccaagtttttatttctttaaaagctttctttaaagaaaggCTCAGGTTACTCTGCTTTTGTGGATCTACTTACTCTTGGTTGCATTTTTAAGGCAGCAACACCAAGGGAACTCCTGGTCTATTGCTACTCCCCCTAAAAATCTGCTCTTTGCCATATCATCagcagcaaattcacagatgacaccaagctgggaggaagtgtggaccaactcgaaggcaggagggctctgcagagggacctggacagactagagagctgggccgattccaacgggatgaggttcaacattccaagtgccgggtcctgcactttggccacaacaaccccatggggagctccaggctgggcacagagtggctggagagcagccaggcagaaagggacctgggagtctggattgacaagaaactgaacatgagccagcagtgtgcccaggtggccaagaaggccaatggcatcctgggctggctcaggaacagcgtcaccagcaggtccagggaagggattctgcccctgtgctcagcccctggtgaggccacagcttgagtcctgtgtccagttctgggcccctcagtttaagaaggatgtagaggtcctggaacaggtccaaaggagggcaaccaggctggtgaagggactcgagcacaggccctatgaggagaggctgagagagctgggactgttcagcctgaagaagaggaggctcaggggagacctcattgctgtctacaactccctgaaaggaggctgtagcgaggtgggaactggactcttttcacagacgaccttcaacaagacaagaggacacagtcttaagttgtgccaggggaggtttaggttagatattagaaagaatttcttcacggagagggtgatcaggctatggaatggactgcccggtgaggtggtggattctccatccctggagacatttaaaaaaagactggatgtggcactcagtgccatggtctagcaactgctccggtgggtcaagggttggactagatgatctctgaggtcccttccaacccggctaattctatgattctatgattctatgatatttcctagtaaaaaccaacaaatgtAGCCATAAGGACTCAGAGGGGATAGCAGGAAAATTAGGACAGCAAGAGGGCACCCCAGATGAGAAACACCAAGGGGTAATGCCCAAGAATCCCTTGTCTCAGAACTAAGGTCAGGTGgttaatgcaaaataaaaaaaaaaataaaaatccctcctctaagaggaaaaaagttacCCATGCTCTAAGTGTTCAGTTATTGTTCTTGTCACACAACATGGAACTACTGAGGGAACACTAAAACCAAGCCTTTTACcttggttttcagtttttcattttcttccaacacagcttcatatttttctttcatctctgccACTTCCAATCGAAGGATCTCTATTTCTGGGTTCTCAGGAGCTGAAGCTCCCAGGTGATGCTTCAGAAAGCTGATATTTAGATGTTAAGTTTATCTCCAGTTAAACAACATAACTACATTTCAGTTTTAACACTTATGTTGAAGCTCCTGCTGTAATCTGTGTGACTAAAATTGTAGAAATCACTTAAAGATACTGCAAGGTTTTCATTCTACAGGAAAAAGTTGTAAAATTAAGAAAGCTTTTCAAGTACATTGgtttattccttaaaaaaaaaaaggaaaacaagacatCAGTACACAGGACAAATACTCATCTTGtacttgtcctggtttgggccaggataaaggtgattttctgttttgtacttttacttttagctaagtctcttgtaggtagttgcacttgctgaaattaacagcaagtttctcagacagtgtgtgtttctaggattgataacacttgatgtttatagttactgctagagactggtgtgcagagccaaggacactgctcagctctgaggaaaacattttactgtccaggaggatacagaggtcccacctgagccctcctttggggaggaacagacaagatagatgccagaattgaccaaacagaggattccatcccatatacgtcacactcagtataaatttgaggcatcaccagggccgagccagatcttttcctgatttcctgatttcccttcccttcacctggcatcctgggaggatcccgtccgttcgtctgcctgtgctcctgatccatcccagcccatatctgtgtgttcctgcctccagctcccaactgctcctgaccccaggattccagcctggactttcccagggctgccctgcagcctcgggggtgacgtgagagttattgggggagaggggggaggaatgtggtttccattttcctgtatatttgtatagatttagtcatttttcctatttatcattactgttcattaaagttgtgtagtttagttcccagcccatcagtctctctcccttattctctctcctttctttatcaaggagagagagattaatagagagcgtctgttattcggtttaattgccgggccagtgttaaaccctgacataCTGtactctccttttcctctcaaaCACAGAAGTTTTGAATAGTTAAAAGGAATAACCAAACAAGAGAACAAAGAGCCAAAAAACAAGGCCACTAAAACCcagcaagaaacaaaagacatttttttccccccctttttgtATTATTTAGGAGGAAAATGGCAAAGGGTGAAGCAGCTGCCTTCAGAAGCCACAAATCTAATCAAAGCTGCAGGTCTATAATTTAACTACAGAATAACTGGCATCCTCACAGTTCTCTTGCATCCTGTCAGAAAGTTAGCTTGTAACAATGCAATTTTTAGCTAAAATGTATCCAGAAAAGCCCTGATGGATGTAAATCTTCTAAACGAGGCTCTGCTGATCAGAAACAGTTCATCAGTCTTGTGACAGAGTTCTACAAACCAataacaagaggaaaaggataCTCCAGTGCACTGTTGGGTTTCTCTGGCTCTTCATATAAGGCGACCAACACTGCAAATAGAAAATAATCAACAATTACAAGAAGATCACGAAACTAAGTTTTTAATACACACACCTTGCATGCcacatttctctgttttacaCGATTTTCACCTCTATACTTATTCtttagaataatttaatttagaataatttaatttagaataaataatttagaataaataatttagaataaataatttagaataaataatttagaataaataatttagaataaataatttagaataaataatttagaataaataatttagaataaataatttagaataaataatttagaataaataatttagaataaataatttagaataataatttagaattaataatttagaataaataatttagaattaataatttagaattaatatttagaattaataatttagaattaataatttagaattaataatttagaaattaataatttagaattaataatttagaattaataatttagaattaataatttagaattaataatttagaattaataatttagaattaataatttagaattaataatttagaattaataatttagaattaataatttagaattaataatttagaattaataatttagaattaataatttagaattaataatttagaattaataatttagaaGTCCACTGCACAGGAGGGCACAGAGCATCCCACCCAGTTTTAATGATCTACAAACCCCAGTCCTTACCTGTTCCAGCACAGGACACAAAACAGCCTGggcaatttttctttctttattttatccCACATGCAACCCCAATATTTGCTTGCATTAGCAAACCTGAATTCCCTTTCACAAAATATTCCCACTCAAGCTACATCTTTAAATGCAAGACATGATCATCACTTCCATaacttgctggaaaaaaagcaagcttcCAAATAGCTACAGTTACAGAACTCAGTGGCTGCCATCAGAGGAGGGTGATGATAAATAATATTTGGGGATGGAGCTTTAGTGAGTGACCAACAGAGTGgccaggaaaaagcagcagttcccTGAAAACTCAGACAAACTTTGCCATACAAGTACCAGTGTTAATCTGAGGAATTCAGTAACATGAATACTCAAGAAGTGCCAAAATGTAATCACTCCCCCAGCCTCATAAGGGCACACACATGGCTACAGAAGATGGCTGTTTTCATAAAGACTTCTCCTGGTTTCACATGTCCAAACTGCAGAGCCAGGATGTTTTTAAATTcgtttaaattaattttaaattaagcaCCTCAGTTTAATCAAAATCAGAATGCCACACTGCTTGGAAAGCTTGCTTTGCCATcccagagaaataaatacaattgTTCCCAGACACCAGGCCAAGAGTCTTTAGCACAGCATTGATTCACTTGGCTTCCTAGATCTGTTGCTCTCCctttcaaaactgcatttttcaagTAGAAATATTAGCACGTTTTCTCCACACATTGTTGGGCTGCTCTCAAAAATACTttggaaggatttaaaagatGCTAAGCTATAGAGAAAGGCAAAGTATGCATCAAGTTTCACATCATTTCCCCCATCCTGCTGTGGATAGTCACACACAGGTCCATTGGTTTTAGGAGAAAGCTCAAGCTCAGCTCAAGagagttgtttggggtttttggtctgtgctgttgctttgttttttgttttgggggttttttggagTGTTCTGAAGAGCTTACTTGCCGTTATTTTGTCTCAAACATTtcccctctctgcagagctctgggcagaGGAACAGCCAGCAAGAAATTCAGCTGTTTACAGAAGccaacagagagaaaaccaCCTCGGCCGAACAGGAGGCATCTCGAACGCTCCAGGTAAAGGCAAAAGAACAGAATTCCCGTTCCTGAGGCAGCTTTAACAATGGCTCCAGAGCTGAGGAACCGCTCGGCAGGACCTAAGGCACCTCAGTCCCCACCAAAGggctcctctgccctccctcaTCCCCATCGCCCCCCTCGGACTCCGCTTCGACCTCAGCCTCAAGTTTTCCGGCCAAGTTCTGCTGCTGGCCCGGACACTGAGGTGACAAAGCGATCGTCTGGTCGGGAAGAGGCGGGGAACCGGGGGAGAGCGAGGCAGAACCCCGCGGGGAGGCCACAGCGCGGCCGagctgtggggaggggaagggccCCAGGGCCAGCGGAGCTCCGCGGAGCCTCCCACGGGCCCGAGCCAGAGCCTTACCCTTGGTGAGCGTGTCCAGCACCCCCGACTTCTCCAGGTAGCGGCGGAACTGCTCCCGCTTGGAGTCGGCGGCCTGAAGGAGAACGCCCACCCGGTCAGGTGTCCCGGTGCCCCCCAAACAcccacccacacccccccccagcagcacgATGGACCAGgccaccccctccccttcccatcccGGCCTCGGAGGCGGCACAAAGGGACAGGCCCGCAGCCCTCCGCGCAGAGAACGCAACAAAACCTGCACAAAACCCGCACCGATCCCGCACCCCGCCCGCCTCACGCCCGCCCCCCCCCACACCTTGTAATGCGCCATCTCACCCCCGCCGCGCCTCCCCCCGCCGCGCATGCGCCCCGCTCTTGTACGCTTCCCAGCGGTTACCATAGCGACGGGAAGGGCCGCGGCCTGCAGCGGCCTGCGGAGTAAGCGAGGTCACCGCCGCGGATCTCGACCAGAACCGAACCGCGATCGCGGTTCCGGAGCTTCTCTCTGCCCTGCCGGGACTCCCCCGAGGTGGAGGTGATGGTGCAGCTGTGAGTCGAGCGGGCCGCAGAGCTGAGGGAACCGCGTCCGGGACTCCGCTGTGTGCGTTCCAGCGGTGCGGAGCCCAACGCGGGGGAGCTCGCTCTGGGTTAAAAACCCGAAGCGGTTTTTACCGGATTGTTTTTGTGCGAAGTCGTGGTATCTGCTGACTGATCAAATCTGCCTGGCTTAAAAAATAAGGGAAGATCCAACGGGTTAATCTTGGACCTGCGGTGTGGGGGTCTTTTCACACTTGGCGTGTTCTCCTGCCAGtttcctgccttcagctttCCCTGGAATGAAGGTACATTTCTCTGTTTGCAAGGTGCTGTCGTGAAACAGAATGTTCATCCTCTTTCCAtccaaaaaaattcaaaaatctTCTGTCACcagcaaaaaaagagatttttttttggtgtctctTGTGTTGAAGcaacagaaatgtaaatgtCATATCCCATATGTGACCATCTGAATGctgattttctgttatttagAAATAGTGCCCTGGGGGAGCATTGCATTAAATACGAGCCTTTAATTACAGAGACATTAAATGCAAAACAGGCATTAGCACAGTTGTTGCCCACAGAAACTTTTGGgccaagaaatgcagaaatcaaAGCCACGGAACCAGTGCAACGCAGCTAAGTCATGCTATACATTTATATACGTTCCTGTATATTACACAAGTTTAAACTTGAAAGTGTAGGCAGAATTAGAGGCTGTATTTGTGTATGTACATGAAGAGATACTAGATGGCAGAAAGAGCTCTACAGTGAATAGTTCTAATAGCATTAATGTGTATTTCTTCTGTGGATGGGGCAATATTAATACTTCTCCTGCAAGCAAAAGAGCCTTTTAGGTTTTCtggctcctttttttcctaatgttgtACAACTTTTAGCTACTCTGAAACATGGCTGGCTTGTAAGCATAACTTTAATGTACATTAAGAATGTAAGTATGTCATacccatagaatcatagaatcatagaactggctgggttggaagggacctcagagctcatcaagtccaacccttgatccactcccactgcagttcccagcccatggcactcagtgccacatccaggctctaCCCGTGGGGTGCTGCATctcacaaattaatttttcccaaATGTGTACACTAAGTCAAATCCTCATACACTAACAAAACCCAGATGTGACCTCCTCATGacttaaataaatgtattccaTTCAAAGAAGTCTCAAttacaaatgtaattttgttcatcttttcctctctcagtaTTTTAAGGTGTTGCATGGAACTTGCCTTAATCAGCTGCAGCATCAACTGgatgaagtaatttattttattactccCATAAAAAGCATAAATGGAATTGGTCCTGCTAAACATTTGTAAGCATTCTTATATTCAAAAGCTTGTCTGAATTCCAgggttgttttctgtttaagaaaaaCATCCTAACTTATTAGTGTTAGAAATTAAAGCTCACAACCTTTTTTTGTTCACAGTTCTTTAAAACTGTAATAATCTATTTGAGAATTATAGTATAAGAGAGCAACTCTGATTCTTCTGCTGAGGAAGTCAGTGGttatacactgaaaaaaagtgtGCCACAGAATCATCTGATACATGTATCagatgttttgttctttttgtatttaacaCAGATGAAACAGCAGAATATACTTGACATCCTGCTTTCAGACAGCTCTCAGATGTCTGTTTGAATTCTCAGAGACATTAAACAGAAACATTTGCTgattattaatttattctgaGAGAGCCAGAGCCATCTCTgtcataatttattttactggtCTTCATAAAATATCTTGCTCAACTATAAATTTTGTCTTCTATTTTTGGTCAGTTTAAATCCTATCAGTTTTGATTTTATGTCTGACTTTCTTGGTATTTGGATTTATaagattaatattttcctttttagctGGTAATGAGGTCTAAGCCCCCCTTTACAAAGGAAGAGACTGTCTAAAAGTTACTTACTAAGATCTGAAGGCCTACACAACTTTTCTATACATGGGAAACAGCTGGGTAAAATTGAATTATTAACTATTCTTACACATAGGTCATGTTTATGTCTCTATATAATtatcccagcactgcccagaggtTCTCAGGTTAATTCACATTATATTTGAAGGTCAGTAGGGGCTCgtctgctgctggcagtgctggacaGTGATGGGGGCCTAGAGAGAGAGCAAGGCCTGGGACTATCaccatttctgctttgtttggattctgagctcccttcccatGTGGAATCAGGGGTGTCTGGTGGGCTGGAATATTTCATGTCAGCACTGTGAGGAGGTTGGGCTTTGTCTGCACTGAAACCACTTTGTCTTCTGTTGTTCTTTGGAAAAGAATTTCCTGAAGCTCCTCCACTCTGGAGTCTTGCTGAGCAGTTCCAAGATGAGCTCGTTCCCTGCTGTCTTCTGAAACCACAGCTTGGAAAAGTTGCATCTGGTTGCAGTGAGGTCTGAGGTGGCATTTCAGCAAAGCTTCTCGAGCACACACTTGAAGTTAAATCTGCATTCTTAGTACCAACAAggctgtgtttcttttcatcttttccagcatCGTGCACTTCAAGCAAGTCTTCATTCTTATTTGTGCCAGAGTCCTGAGTGTGACTGTCTAAAGCATTTGCAGCTGGCCTCTTCTTTGGGGATTTATCTTCCTGATGGCCATGGGTGTAATTGCTGGTGTTTTCTGTACACTTATTTTGCCCAGACTGAAACGTGGGGGGAGAACTGAGAACTGGGTGTGCACCTGGGtcagtttgcttttcagttaAAAAGGTGTAACCACTGAGTGCAGAAGGAAGGGTTTTTTGAGGGGTGGTGGATATTCCCAATGAGGAGTGTTGTATCACAGAGTACTTCTTCGATTTGTTTATGTAGAAACCCTCAGGCTCATCCTTGCTTTTATGCTGCCCACAGATTCCCATTTTAATCTTTCGTAACCCTAGGTGGATGATTTCCAGGATATTTAAAAGCAGTGATACAGTTGCTATGGATTGCATGAATAATATGAACACTGTCTTTTCTGTTGGCCTAGATACAAAGCAGTCAACTGTGTTTGGACATGGGTCCCTCTGACATTTGTAAAGGGGATCCAGGTGGAAGCCATACAGCAGATACTGCCCTATCATAAACCCAACTTCCACTGCAGACCTTGTGAAGATGTGGATCACGTAAGTGCAGAGCAAAGAGCCTCTCAGGGGTGCTTTGTTCAGCTTCCTTTGATCCAGTTGCCTGAGTTCTCTCTCCagtcttttcctctcttcagtCATTTCCAATTCAGTGCTTTCAAGCTCCACTCTTACCTGagctttctttctttgtctctccTTTTCCAAGGCTCTCAGTCTGTATAAGGCATGACCCATATATACCAGGGAAGGGGAAGACACAAATATAACTTGCAGGACCCAGTATCTTATGAGAGAGATGGGAAAGGCCTCATCATAGCACACATttctgcagccaggctgctcaGTGTTGCAGATAAATTCTGATTGCTCATCATTCCAAACATCCTCTGTTGCCACTCCCAGGACAAGCATGCGGAATATGAAGAGGATTGTCAGCCAAATCTTTCCAATAATGGTGGAATGAATGTGAACCTCCTCTAAAATGCCTCCAAGGAAATTCCAGTCTCCCATGGTTACTCTGCCATCTTAACACTAAAAAATATGAGAGAATAGCATATCAAACATTGTAAAAGCTGCAGCCTTGCCTTAATGCATTATGAAAAAAttgacactggaaaaaaaaaaaaataataaccacATTGTAACCATGGCAACCTGACTCATTAATAATCTAGCTATTGTGCTCTCTTATCTAAAATAAGGAGAAATGCATCATCCACCCATGTCTAATTTACCAGTAAAAGACATCCTGATAAGCACATCACTATGAGGTGTTAAACACTGATGCAGTAGTCTCAGCCAGTGGAAACTAGAGTGCCTGACTTGTAGTAGGATTTTAAGAGTATTATTTGATCTGTTTGAACCATCATCCCTTACCTGTGTGATAATTATGTTTATATTTAGAACACTTATGAAGGCAGAACAATATTTCCAGGTCCTCCTTTTCAGATGTTCTGAGCTCCACCTTGCAGCTGAAGGTAAGGTAATGTCCAGTTACTGTTTTGCAGTGAAAATAGTTTATACAAAGGAACTTGAGAGGGAATAAACCATCTGACTGAAATTACAAAATCAGTTTAGCACATACTTTGGCTCAGACAACTGCTTTTTGTCTCCAGCTGTCAATgataaatgaataaaaagaatCATTGTAATTGGTCCACTTTCCTCTGATTTATGATGCTTGAAATACAGAATAGATTCCCTAAGTGTTAAGCATTGCTGTCTTTCATCATgtttctgtggaaaagaaattatttttgcaaaaatcttCTACCAGCATCTTTGTAAATTATTCTCTGAGTACAGACCAGCTGGTGGTGTTGGTGTGTGATTGCACATC
Protein-coding sequences here:
- the MYCBP gene encoding C-Myc-binding protein isoform X2 — translated: MAADSKREQFRRYLEKSGVLDTLTKVLVALYEEPEKPNSALDFLKHHLGASAPENPEIEILRLEVAEMKEKYEAVLEENEKLKTKLAQYEPPQDEKHGE
- the MYCBP gene encoding C-Myc-binding protein isoform X1, with product MRGGGRRGGGEMAHYKAADSKREQFRRYLEKSGVLDTLTKVLVALYEEPEKPNSALDFLKHHLGASAPENPEIEILRLEVAEMKEKYEAVLEENEKLKTKLAQYEPPQDEKHGE
- the GJA9 gene encoding gap junction alpha-9 protein, producing MGDWNFLGGILEEVHIHSTIIGKIWLTILFIFRMLVLGVATEDVWNDEQSEFICNTEQPGCRNVCYDEAFPISLIRYWVLQVIFVSSPSLVYMGHALYRLRALEKERQRKKAQVRVELESTELEMTEERKRLERELRQLDQRKLNKAPLRGSLLCTYVIHIFTRSAVEVGFMIGQYLLYGFHLDPLYKCQRDPCPNTVDCFVSRPTEKTVFILFMQSIATVSLLLNILEIIHLGLRKIKMGICGQHKSKDEPEGFYINKSKKYSVIQHSSLGISTTPQKTLPSALSGYTFLTEKQTDPGAHPVLSSPPTFQSGQNKCTENTSNYTHGHQEDKSPKKRPAANALDSHTQDSGTNKNEDLLEVHDAGKDEKKHSLVGTKNADLTSSVCSRSFAEMPPQTSLQPDATFPSCGFRRQQGTSSSWNCSARLQSGGASGNSFPKNNRRQSGFSADKAQPPHSADMKYSSPPDTPDSTWEGSSESKQSRNGDSPRPCSLSRPPSLSSTASSRRAPTDLQI